In the genome of Deinococcus sp. YIM 134068, one region contains:
- a CDS encoding MFS transporter, producing the protein MSNRLHLTRLPLAFLTAALTIELLDELVDGVTGAAWPLLRQDLALSYTEVGLLLGVPALLANVIEPVFGLLADAGRRRAVVLGGGVAFAVSLALYAVAGNFWSLLAASVLFYPASGAFVSLTQAALMDAEPSRRENNMARWTLAGSVGNVVGPLLIGLAVTLGLGWRPVFALLAALTVGALALAWRSREVLAGGRADEGLDWRTSLGEAWAALRRGEVRASLTLLECSNLLLDVFRGFLALYFVDAVGASPAVASLAVAVLTGVGLVGDALVVPLLERVPGAWYVRWSAGVAALVFPAFLLVPSVPVKLVLLGVLGLLTAGWYAVLQARLYGSLPERSGTVMALGSVAGLAGGAVLPLLGLVAERFGIEAAMWLLLAGPLALVVGVRGRR; encoded by the coding sequence GTGTCCAACCGTCTTCATCTCACGCGTCTCCCGCTCGCCTTCCTGACCGCCGCGCTGACCATCGAACTGCTGGACGAACTCGTGGACGGGGTGACGGGCGCTGCATGGCCGCTCCTGCGGCAAGACCTCGCGCTCTCGTACACGGAGGTCGGGCTGCTGCTGGGCGTGCCCGCGCTCCTCGCCAACGTCATCGAACCCGTCTTCGGGCTGCTCGCGGACGCGGGGCGGCGGCGTGCCGTAGTGCTGGGCGGAGGGGTGGCCTTCGCCGTCTCGCTCGCGCTGTATGCCGTGGCGGGCAACTTCTGGTCCCTGCTCGCCGCGTCGGTGCTGTTCTACCCGGCGTCGGGAGCCTTCGTCAGTCTCACACAGGCCGCCCTGATGGACGCCGAGCCGTCGCGTCGGGAGAACAACATGGCCCGCTGGACCCTCGCCGGGTCGGTGGGCAACGTGGTCGGCCCCCTCCTGATCGGCCTCGCCGTGACGCTGGGGTTGGGCTGGCGGCCCGTCTTCGCGCTCCTCGCCGCCCTAACCGTGGGGGCGCTGGCTCTCGCGTGGCGGTCGCGCGAGGTGCTGGCCGGGGGACGGGCCGACGAGGGGCTGGACTGGCGCACGTCACTGGGAGAAGCGTGGGCCGCCCTCCGGCGCGGGGAGGTGCGGGCCTCGCTCACCTTACTGGAATGCTCCAACCTGCTGCTGGACGTGTTTCGCGGCTTCCTCGCCCTCTACTTCGTGGACGCGGTGGGCGCGAGTCCGGCGGTGGCGAGCCTCGCCGTCGCCGTGCTGACCGGGGTGGGGCTGGTGGGCGACGCGCTCGTGGTGCCGCTGCTGGAGCGGGTGCCGGGCGCGTGGTACGTGCGGTGGAGCGCGGGGGTGGCGGCGCTCGTCTTCCCGGCCTTCCTGCTCGTGCCCTCCGTCCCCGTCAAACTCGTCCTGCTGGGGGTGCTGGGGCTGCTCACCGCCGGGTGGTACGCGGTTTTACAGGCACGGCTCTACGGCAGCCTGCCGGAGCGCAGCGGCACGGTCATGGCGCTGGGCAGCGTGGCGGGGCTGGCGGGCGGGGCCGTGCTGCCCCTGCTGGGGCTGGTCGCGGAGCGGTTCGGGATAGAGGCGGCGATGTGGCTGCTGCTGGCGGGGCCGCTGGCGTTGGTGGTGGGGGTGCGGGGGCGGAGGTAA